One Heptranchias perlo isolate sHepPer1 chromosome 2, sHepPer1.hap1, whole genome shotgun sequence DNA segment encodes these proteins:
- the LOC137339496 gene encoding uncharacterized protein isoform X1 has product MWETLEMEYVVQILDWIYTGIQAVACAIDYILYYFIVLSVTGLVLYYTYAELLTKDRLTSKEDTISNRGFSACEQMSEVKEHFGSGTKTENHRKILESENSKDVSSSSVDLLQHSNGEDRLDALIEVNRIEDLSLRSAELYIGNPTEILDIYTSTDEGCYADVTCGGTSNTKQWDSDEEDLYRSVDDIKESRLSKSVLGSGLKGDLILCNESTEGTTRMEAESSVLNSINLKNDNYQQLRLVMCEALIKGKRLPSWIMTEEALKIPKKLSQEGYDWINQWCLEHKICGNSIEKLEICLETFQKKWTAICCLESETGRANECGDLVEDEETEQRMYEAMKFLMLYKAIHLHNALENGRNVPEFCKHLFTRSTSLYPYYLMVNHLNLIGHTRNLEEVSGNPAAKGRRERLDGSVSRPTDRLIDRLVSVGWETSQGEDVCSN; this is encoded by the exons ATGTGGGAAACATTGGAAATGGAATACGTCGTGCAGATTCTGGATTGGATATACACTGGGATCCAAGCAGTAGCTTGTGCAATagattatatattgtattattttattgtACTATCAGTCACTGGATTGGTCCTGTATTACACTTACGCAGAACTCTTGACCAAAGACAGATTAACATCTAAAGAAGACACCATATCTAATAGAGGTTTTAGTGCCTGTGAACAAATGTCTGAAGTAAAGGAACATTTCGGCAGTGGCACAAAGACTGAAAACCACAGGAAAATCTTAGAGAGTGAAAACAGTAAGGATGTTTCTAGCAGCTCTGTTGATCTGCTGCAGCACAGTAATGGAGAAGATAGACTTGATGCTTTAATTGAAGTTAATCGTATTGAAGATCTTTCTTTAAGGAGTGCTGAACTGTATATCGGGAACCCAACAGAAATACTTGATATCTACACAAGCACCGATGAGGGATGCTACGCTGATGTGACCTGTGGTGGTACTAGCAACACAAAGCAATGGGACAG CGATGAAGAAGATCTATACCGTAGTGTGGATGACATTAAGGAAAGTCGGCTCAGTAAATCAG TTTTAGGCAGTGGTCTAAAGGGTGACCTCATTTTATGCAATGAAAGTACAGAGGGCACTACTAGAATGGAG GCTGAAAGCTCAGTGTTAAATTCTATAAATTTGAAGAATGATAATTATCAACAATTGAGGTTGGTCATGTGTGAGGCACTGATCAAAGGCAAGCGACTCCCATCTTGGATAATGACTGAGGAAGCTTTAAAG ATTCCCAAAAAGTTGTCGCAAGAAGGCTATGACTGGATAAATCAGTGGTGTTTGGAACACAAAATTTGTGGAAATTCCATTGAAAAACTGGAGATATGTTTGGAAACATTCCAGAAGAAG TGGACGGCAATATGTTGCTTAGAAAGTGAGACTGGAAGAGCAAATGAATGTGGAGATCTGGTTGAAGATGAAGAGACTGAACAAAGAATGTATGAAGCCATGAAGTTTCTAATGTTGTACAAAGCCATTCACCTTCACAATGCCCTGGAAAATGGAAGAAATGTTCCTGAATTTTGTAAGCATCTGTTTACAAGGAGTACCTCACTTTACCCATACTATCTAATGGTCAACCATCTAAATTTGATTGGCCACACCAGAAATCTTGAAGAG gtttcaggaaacccggcagctaaagggaggcgagaacggctggatggatcag tttcccgtccgactgaccggctgattgacaggctggtctcagttggatgggagaccagccagggagaggacgtctgcag CAACTAG
- the LOC137339496 gene encoding ubiquitin thioesterase otulin-like isoform X2, which translates to MWETLEMEYVVQILDWIYTGIQAVACAIDYILYYFIVLSVTGLVLYYTYAELLTKDRLTSKEDTISNRGFSACEQMSEVKEHFGSGTKTENHRKILESENSKDVSSSSVDLLQHSNGEDRLDALIEVNRIEDLSLRSAELYIGNPTEILDIYTSTDEGCYADVTCGGTSNTKQWDSDEEDLYRSVDDIKESRLSKSVLGSGLKGDLILCNESTEGTTRMEAESSVLNSINLKNDNYQQLRLVMCEALIKGKRLPSWIMTEEALKIPKKLSQEGYDWINQWCLEHKICGNSIEKLEICLETFQKKWTAICCLESETGRANECGDLVEDEETEQRMYEAMKFLMLYKAIHLHNALENGRNVPEFCKHLFTRSTSLYPYYLMVNHLNLIGHTRNLEETEMELLKYTLEVTIADSFDVE; encoded by the exons ATGTGGGAAACATTGGAAATGGAATACGTCGTGCAGATTCTGGATTGGATATACACTGGGATCCAAGCAGTAGCTTGTGCAATagattatatattgtattattttattgtACTATCAGTCACTGGATTGGTCCTGTATTACACTTACGCAGAACTCTTGACCAAAGACAGATTAACATCTAAAGAAGACACCATATCTAATAGAGGTTTTAGTGCCTGTGAACAAATGTCTGAAGTAAAGGAACATTTCGGCAGTGGCACAAAGACTGAAAACCACAGGAAAATCTTAGAGAGTGAAAACAGTAAGGATGTTTCTAGCAGCTCTGTTGATCTGCTGCAGCACAGTAATGGAGAAGATAGACTTGATGCTTTAATTGAAGTTAATCGTATTGAAGATCTTTCTTTAAGGAGTGCTGAACTGTATATCGGGAACCCAACAGAAATACTTGATATCTACACAAGCACCGATGAGGGATGCTACGCTGATGTGACCTGTGGTGGTACTAGCAACACAAAGCAATGGGACAG CGATGAAGAAGATCTATACCGTAGTGTGGATGACATTAAGGAAAGTCGGCTCAGTAAATCAG TTTTAGGCAGTGGTCTAAAGGGTGACCTCATTTTATGCAATGAAAGTACAGAGGGCACTACTAGAATGGAG GCTGAAAGCTCAGTGTTAAATTCTATAAATTTGAAGAATGATAATTATCAACAATTGAGGTTGGTCATGTGTGAGGCACTGATCAAAGGCAAGCGACTCCCATCTTGGATAATGACTGAGGAAGCTTTAAAG ATTCCCAAAAAGTTGTCGCAAGAAGGCTATGACTGGATAAATCAGTGGTGTTTGGAACACAAAATTTGTGGAAATTCCATTGAAAAACTGGAGATATGTTTGGAAACATTCCAGAAGAAG TGGACGGCAATATGTTGCTTAGAAAGTGAGACTGGAAGAGCAAATGAATGTGGAGATCTGGTTGAAGATGAAGAGACTGAACAAAGAATGTATGAAGCCATGAAGTTTCTAATGTTGTACAAAGCCATTCACCTTCACAATGCCCTGGAAAATGGAAGAAATGTTCCTGAATTTTGTAAGCATCTGTTTACAAGGAGTACCTCACTTTACCCATACTATCTAATGGTCAACCATCTAAATTTGATTGGCCACACCAGAAATCTTGAAGAG ACTGAAATGGAACTTCTGAAATACACTTTGGAAGTGACAATTGCTGACAGCTTTGATGTGGAGTAG